The following coding sequences lie in one Nitrospira sp. genomic window:
- a CDS encoding RidA family protein has protein sequence MSIDEKLKSLGLTLPAPPKPVASYVPAVLVGDLLFLSGILPFRDGQVAITGKLGQEVTVERGAEAARLALLNALAVVKHELGSLDRVQRIVRVVGHVASATGFVQQPAVINGASDLLVQIFGEAGRHARVALGAAELPLHAAIELEVLVHVRA, from the coding sequence GTGTCGATTGACGAGAAATTGAAGAGTCTCGGTCTCACACTCCCGGCTCCGCCGAAACCGGTGGCCAGTTACGTTCCGGCGGTGCTTGTCGGTGACCTGCTCTTTTTGAGCGGTATCTTGCCATTTCGTGACGGACAGGTGGCGATCACGGGCAAGCTGGGGCAGGAGGTGACGGTGGAACGTGGCGCCGAAGCGGCGAGATTGGCTCTGCTCAACGCCTTGGCGGTCGTGAAACACGAGCTTGGTTCATTGGATCGTGTGCAACGTATCGTGCGGGTCGTGGGCCATGTGGCCTCGGCCACCGGATTTGTGCAGCAGCCCGCGGTGATCAATGGCGCGTCCGATTTGCTGGTGCAGATTTTCGGCGAGGCGGGACGGCATGCACGAGTCGCGTTGGGCGCGGCTGAGCTGCCCCTGCATGCCGCCATCGAACTGGAAGTATTGGTGCACGTGCGAGCCTGA
- a CDS encoding IPT/TIG domain-containing protein: MKYMTCALIGLALVANSVDSLAAKAEPPALHPAAAVPGATLSITGKGFGPFKSTRFNQVMFQGVPALIQRWDADLIEVRVPSQAANGPVEVIIGKKHVQAGSFTRLQPAIHSVSPAEAEPGSILEITGEHFGNTPGPRDPNTIFGVNSVAVGDVTVRVRKWRDEKIEVELPGNVQSGDVVIRMASSDPLPDGSCCAPVKQVVSNSMPMKVLASVRVDPTSGPVGTKVVLFGKGFGTSRNPEDGVLFGGHLATVSQWTDTTIVVHVPLDAQTGPVVMKRNGQERAIGTYTVQTPKATALTPAEAPIGTLLKITGENFGFYSEAGSTPFNYIDFSLSENTVEIGGVQAIVYRWGHDRIDIWVPFSAKSGPVVVKRAANMPKPDGTCCADKQVLETPVGNFTLVTPKIDSYSPNTGGLDELVTIKGSGFGKFLKTAEPSKVITDSVYARVAPELGENVSRTEVLFNGVGAIVQSWTDTEIKVKIPHRHSYGVGKLGEFNPDLTSGPLVVRRGSWDLLPDGSCCTPKKWLTLEAGTFTIQPSGLPDASYWRNPNPDNSHFH; encoded by the coding sequence ATGAAATATATGACTTGTGCCCTCATCGGCTTGGCCCTCGTGGCGAATTCCGTCGATTCCCTGGCCGCCAAAGCAGAACCACCGGCGTTGCATCCCGCTGCCGCCGTCCCTGGCGCCACGCTGTCGATCACCGGCAAAGGGTTCGGTCCGTTCAAATCGACCCGGTTCAATCAGGTGATGTTCCAGGGCGTGCCCGCGCTGATTCAGCGGTGGGATGCGGATCTCATCGAGGTGCGTGTGCCGTCACAAGCTGCGAATGGACCCGTCGAGGTCATCATCGGGAAGAAGCATGTGCAGGCCGGCTCGTTCACCCGGCTGCAACCTGCGATTCACTCGGTGTCCCCGGCTGAAGCCGAACCGGGCTCGATTCTGGAAATTACCGGAGAGCATTTCGGCAATACGCCTGGCCCGCGCGACCCGAACACGATTTTCGGCGTCAATAGCGTGGCCGTGGGCGATGTGACAGTGCGTGTCCGCAAGTGGCGCGACGAGAAGATTGAAGTGGAACTGCCGGGCAATGTGCAGTCGGGAGATGTGGTGATTCGCATGGCGTCGTCCGATCCCTTGCCGGACGGGTCTTGCTGTGCGCCGGTCAAGCAGGTGGTGAGCAATTCAATGCCGATGAAGGTGCTGGCGTCGGTGCGGGTCGATCCCACGAGCGGACCGGTCGGCACGAAAGTGGTGCTGTTCGGCAAAGGGTTCGGGACGAGCAGGAACCCTGAGGATGGCGTGCTCTTTGGCGGCCATCTGGCCACGGTGTCGCAGTGGACGGATACGACCATTGTGGTGCATGTGCCGCTGGATGCCCAAACCGGTCCTGTCGTAATGAAGCGGAACGGGCAGGAGCGGGCCATCGGGACCTACACCGTACAGACACCGAAGGCCACGGCGCTGACTCCGGCCGAGGCGCCTATCGGCACGTTGTTGAAAATTACCGGGGAGAATTTTGGGTTTTATTCGGAGGCCGGGTCTACGCCCTTTAACTATATCGATTTTTCGTTGAGCGAGAACACCGTCGAAATCGGCGGGGTGCAGGCGATCGTCTATCGATGGGGGCATGACCGCATCGATATCTGGGTCCCGTTCAGCGCGAAGAGTGGTCCGGTGGTCGTGAAACGCGCCGCCAATATGCCGAAGCCGGACGGCACCTGTTGTGCCGATAAACAGGTGCTGGAGACGCCGGTCGGGAACTTTACGCTCGTTACGCCGAAGATCGATTCGTACAGCCCCAATACCGGGGGGCTCGACGAGTTGGTGACCATCAAGGGGAGCGGGTTCGGCAAGTTTTTAAAGACCGCAGAGCCGAGCAAGGTCATCACGGACAGCGTTTATGCCCGAGTGGCTCCGGAGTTGGGCGAGAATGTGTCGCGTACCGAAGTCCTGTTCAACGGCGTCGGGGCGATCGTCCAATCCTGGACGGATACGGAAATCAAGGTCAAAATTCCTCATCGCCACTCGTACGGAGTGGGGAAACTTGGTGAATTCAATCCGGACCTGACCTCCGGGCCGCTCGTCGTGCGGCGTGGATCGTGGGACTTGCTGCCGGATGGATCCTGCTGCACGCCCAAAAAGTGGCTGACCCTGGAAGCCGGCACCTTTACGATCCAACCGTCCGGGTTGCCCGATGCAAGCTATTGGCGAAACCCTAACCCCGACAACTCTCACTTTCATTGA